The genomic stretch TGCAGAATAAACCATATCAATGGTGACCATTCCCAATGCTGTTATATAGCCTTTCCATCTTCCCTCAACAATGGTAAGCTCCATACAATAGACCCCTACTGGCCCAAAAGGTAAAGATAAAATTACCCCAGTTAAAATCCCTTTTAAAATTGTAATGTCCAAGATAAACTCCTTAATTATTTAGTTTTTAGAAGATCTTTATAATTTTAGCATATTTTTCTTTTTTTTTCTATATTTTAATGTTATAATTTTCTAACTGAATAGTAAGGAGGTTTAATTTTGACAGAATTAGAAATAAAAATTATAAAATTTTTATTATCCTCTGCTGTATATAGTGAAAATGCTATAATGAAAAATTTAGGTATAGATAAAAATACTTTAAATAATAGCTTTAAAATATTAGAAGAAAATGGATATCTTGAAAGTTATGAAGACTTTATGAAACGAGAAGGACTAAATGAGCAAGGAGACTGTTGTAAAACAAAAAAAGAAAAATTTTGTTCAGACTGTTCTTCTTGTAGCTCTCATTCTTGTTCTTCTGATTCAAGTTGTTGTGATAATAATATTTTTAGTGATTTAAAGGATTTTTCGAAAATAAAAGTTATAACGATGAAAGCAGTGGATAATTTTTCTTAAATAAAAATGAGACTGTTATAAATTTATCTATTGAAATGAAAGCAAAAAATAAATGAAATTACATTCTAAATTTTAGCTAGTAATGAACTATTTTTTGCTTCATTTATTAGAGTTCATAGCAACTTCATTATTTATTTAACTTATATAGTGTATAAAGTCCGTTTAAACTTAAATTAGCATCATATTCATCAATCTCATCAATTTCAGCCGATAAAATTCTTCCCAATCCACCAGTTGCTAATACAAAAATATCTTCATTCAGTTCTTCATTAATCTTTTTTATAATATGTTTAATTTGTCCAGCATAGCCAAAAAATATTGCTGCTTGAATTTGTTTCATTGTATCAGTTCCCAATACACTACTAGGAGTTGTAAATTTTACTCTTGGAAGTTTTGCAGTATTTCCATAAAGAGCATTAATGGACATTTCTATCCCAGGAAGTATCCCCCCACCAATATATATACCTTTTTTTAATACATCATAAGTAGTTGCAGTTCCAAAATCAAAAATTACTAAATTCCTATCAGGGTATTTTTGCATAGCTTCAGTGATATCTATTATTCTGTCTGCACCAAAACCTATATAATTTATCCCTTCTGCAAAAGTAAAAGGAAGCTTCTTTTCTAAATCAACTATTATAGCTTCAACTTTAAAGTATTTTCTTGCAAAAAATTGAAAAGTTATTATTATATTAGGAACAACGGATGAAACTAGTACAGCATCTACTTTTTCAATAGAAACATTATTATATTTTGTAATATTATTAAAATAGGAAAAATACTCATCTTCTGTCATTTTATCATTTGTTGCAAGTCTAAATGATGAAATCAAATCTCCATCATCATTATAAACTCCCGTAACTATATGAGTATTTCCAATATCAATACCAATAATCATTTTTCAGCTCCTTAAATTTAGTTATAATTTTTTTTATTATAGCTACATATCTGTATATTGTCAATATTATAGAAATATATAAAATCTTTCTATAAACTCTAATTATTAATTACTGTTTAAATTTTTATCATTATTATTTTATTTTTCAATTAAATTAATTCTTTTACTTTTTAAAATTTCATTGAAAACTAAAATTATATATGTTATTATTAAAGTGTTGTTTAAAACAATAATTAATTAAAATAAAGAGGTGTAACTTTGAAAAGAATAAAATTTGTATATATCTATTTTTTATTCTTACTTTATTTGATAGGAGGTTATTTTGTAAATGTTCCCTTCATTGATAAAGGAATATATGAAACAATATATAAATATTTAGGAATAATGTTAATCCCGACACTTCTTTTTTTTATTTTATATGGTTTTGTATTTTTGATAACAGATAAAAAGTTAAGATTTTTTTGGGAACTAAGATTATATTACATATTTATATTTTTTATTATAGGTGTATATTTGTACATTTTATTTAGTTCAGGTGTTTACTTTATAAATGTAAAAACCTTTGAAATTAATGATGAATTTTTAAAAAATTTAATTAATAAATCTTTATTTGAATATAATATAGGTTATTTACCTACATATATACTATATGAATTAATGAATATTTGTTTAAAATTTAATCAATATCCTTTTTACTATTTTTATTATTTTTTGACTGGATTTGAAATCTTTTTAATTGTACTTATGATTTTTACTCCTATGAGAAGAAGTATTAAAAAATCTAATGCAAGAAGAAGAAAAGAAAGACAAAGAGCAAAAATAGAAGCTGAACTGATGGAGCAAATTAAAATAAAAGAAGATTTAGAAAGATTAGAAGCATTAAAAATACAAAAACATAAAAAAATGAAGGAAGATGCTATAAAAAAGAAAGCTGACAATTTTGAAAAAATGAAAAAATACAAGAAAACTTCTAGAAAAAAAAGTAATGAAAAACCACTAGGAGAAGAAATACAAAATCGAATGGGAAAGGTAGTTTTACAGAAAACTGTTACTATTGAGGAAGATTAAAATGATTTTAGCTTCAAATTCACAAAGACGACAGGAAATATTAAAAGATGCAGGTTTTAATTTTAAAGTTATAATATCCAATACTGAAGAAATAAGTGATAAAAAAATTATTGCAGAAAAAATATTGGATATAGCTGAAAAAAAGTTAGAACAAATTGCAAAAGATAATATAAATGAGTTTATTTTAGCAGCAGATACTATTGTTGAACTAAATGGAAAAATTTTTGGAAAGCCTAAAAATAGAGAGGAAGCATTTAAATTTTTAAGAACTTTATCAGGCAATACACATAAAGTGATAACTGCTTATGTATTTAAAAATATTTCAAAAAATATCCTTATAAAAGATGTAGTTATAAGTGAAGTTAAATTTTTAGAACTTGATGATGAAACAATAAATTGGTATTTGGATACTGGTGAACCTTTTGATAAGGCAGGTGGATATGGAATACAAGGACTGGGAAGAGTTCTTATTGAAAAAATAAATGGAGATTATTATTCTATAATGGGGTTTCCTATTTCAAATTTTTTAGAAAATTTAAGAAAAATTGGTTATAAAATAAGTCAAATAGATAAAATTTAATGATGAGGTGTAAAGTAATGAAGAAATTTATAGGCAAAATTTTAGGGATATTTTCAGACGATTTAGGTATAGATTTAGGAACATCTAATACATTAATTTGTATGAAAAATAAAGGAATCATTCTAAGAGAACCTTCTGTTGTTGCAATTTCTACTAAAACAAAAGAAATTTTTGAAGTAGGAGAAAAAGCAAAACATATGATAGGAAGAACTCCTTCTACTTATGAAACTATAAGACCTTTAAGAAATGGAGTTATTGCTGATTATGAAGTTACAGAAAAAATGTTAAGATCATTCTACAAAAGAATAAAGTCTGGAACATTTTTAAATAAACCAAAGGTAATTATCTGTGTCCCAGCAGGAATAACACAAGTAGAAAAAAGGGCAGTTATGGAGGTTACAAGAGAAGCTGGTGCTAGAGAAGCATATTTAATCGAAGAGCCTATGGCAGCAGCGATAGGTGTAGGAATAAATATTTTTGAACCTGAAGGAAGTATGGTAGTTGATATTGGTGGAGGAACATCAGAATTGGCTGTTGTATCTTTAGGTGGGGTTGTTAAGAAATCTTCTTTTAGAGTAGCTGGGGATAGATTTGATACTGCTATTGTTGATTATGTAAGACAAAAACATAATCTACTGATTGGTGAAAAATCAGCAGAAGATATAAAAATT from Fusobacterium simiae encodes the following:
- a CDS encoding helix-turn-helix domain-containing protein codes for the protein MTELEIKIIKFLLSSAVYSENAIMKNLGIDKNTLNNSFKILEENGYLESYEDFMKREGLNEQGDCCKTKKEKFCSDCSSCSSHSCSSDSSCCDNNIFSDLKDFSKIKVITMKAVDNFS
- a CDS encoding type III pantothenate kinase; amino-acid sequence: MIIGIDIGNTHIVTGVYNDDGDLISSFRLATNDKMTEDEYFSYFNNITKYNNVSIEKVDAVLVSSVVPNIIITFQFFARKYFKVEAIIVDLEKKLPFTFAEGINYIGFGADRIIDITEAMQKYPDRNLVIFDFGTATTYDVLKKGIYIGGGILPGIEMSINALYGNTAKLPRVKFTTPSSVLGTDTMKQIQAAIFFGYAGQIKHIIKKINEELNEDIFVLATGGLGRILSAEIDEIDEYDANLSLNGLYTLYKLNK
- a CDS encoding Maf family protein, which encodes MILASNSQRRQEILKDAGFNFKVIISNTEEISDKKIIAEKILDIAEKKLEQIAKDNINEFILAADTIVELNGKIFGKPKNREEAFKFLRTLSGNTHKVITAYVFKNISKNILIKDVVISEVKFLELDDETINWYLDTGEPFDKAGGYGIQGLGRVLIEKINGDYYSIMGFPISNFLENLRKIGYKISQIDKI
- the mreB gene encoding rod shape-determining protein, which translates into the protein MKKFIGKILGIFSDDLGIDLGTSNTLICMKNKGIILREPSVVAISTKTKEIFEVGEKAKHMIGRTPSTYETIRPLRNGVIADYEVTEKMLRSFYKRIKSGTFLNKPKVIICVPAGITQVEKRAVMEVTREAGAREAYLIEEPMAAAIGVGINIFEPEGSMVVDIGGGTSELAVVSLGGVVKKSSFRVAGDRFDTAIVDYVRQKHNLLIGEKSAEDIKIKIGTVSPEEEDMEIEVSGKYVLNGLPKDITLTSSELIDTLSALVQEIIEEIRVVFEKTPPELAADIKKRGIYISGGGALLRGIDKKISAGLNLKVTISEDPLNAVINGIGVLLNNFSLYNKVLVSTETEY